In Gadus macrocephalus chromosome 4, ASM3116895v1, the following proteins share a genomic window:
- the gdnfa gene encoding LOW QUALITY PROTEIN: glial cell line-derived neurotrophic factor (The sequence of the model RefSeq protein was modified relative to this genomic sequence to represent the inferred CDS: inserted 1 base in 1 codon; deleted 1 base in 1 codon), whose translation MKLWDALAMCLLLLSSVSARPLYRNLHPAKKPYFPSSHSDSLAPSLEQEDEEEDKPEFPXKDRRLQGMSVEEQYDIADPYPEQFDDVMDFIEATIGRLRRSSETGAEMRGRREQQARQRGAANTGGERGGDGYGGERGGGGGHRDKRKGRGRNGGRGGKGGRSEKPKDSIAVTTRGCLLKEVHLNVTDLGLGYRTKEELIFRYCSGPCVEAETNYDKILNNLTHNRKLDKEAPSRTCCRPVAFDDDLSFLDDDVVYHTLKKHSARRCACV comes from the exons ATGAAGTTATGGGACGCGTTGGCAATGTGTTTGTTGCTCCTGAGCTCAGTCTCCGCGAGGCCCCTCTACCGAAACCTTCACCCAGCCAAGAAGCCCTATTTCCCCAGTAGCCACAGCGACTCCCTGGCCCCTTCCCTGGagcaggaggacgaggaggaggacaaacCGGAATTCC CCAAAGACCGTCGCCTCCAGGGGATGTCCGTGGAGGAGCAGT ATGACATCGCTGACCCTTACCCGGAGCAGTTCGATGACGTAATGGATTTTATCGAGGCCACCATCGGCCGACTCCGGCGGTCTTCCGAGACGGGCGCGGAGATGCGGGGAAGGAGGGAGCAGCAGGCGAGACAGAGGGGAGCAGCAAAcacaggaggagaaagaggaggagatggctatggaggagaaagaggaggaggaggaggacacaggGACAAGAGGAAAGGTCGCGGGCGGAAC GGGGGTCGCGGCGGTAAGGGAGGCCGCTCGGAGAAGCCCAAGGACAGCATCGCCGTGACGACGCGCGGCTGCCTGCTGAAGGAGGTGCACCTCAACGTCACGGACCTGGGGCTGGGCTACCGCACCAAAGAGGAGCTCATCTTCCGCTACTGCAGCGGGCCGTGCGTGGAGGCGGAGACCAACTACGATAAGATCCTCAACAACCTCACGCACAACAGGAAGCTGGACAAGGAGGCGCCGTCGCGGACCTGCTGCCGCCCCGTCGCCTTCGACGACGACCTGTCCTTCCTGGACGACGACGTGGTGTATCACACGCTCAAGAAGCACTCGGCGAGGAGGTGCGCCTGcgtctga